From Carassius gibelio isolate Cgi1373 ecotype wild population from Czech Republic chromosome B23, carGib1.2-hapl.c, whole genome shotgun sequence, the proteins below share one genomic window:
- the LOC128011056 gene encoding translation initiation factor IF-2 isoform X1 produces MDMIKFTLLVFLYHQLLWQGNVWSQGELPVNTTAPELQGDESPANTTAPERQGDESPANTTTPERQWDESPANTTAPERQWDESPANTTAPERQGDESPANTTAPERQGDESPANTTTPERQWDESPANTTAPGPQEDETETTSSATTQSQEMETTSSATTQSQETETTSNTT; encoded by the exons ATGGATATGATTAAATTTACTCTTTTGGTGTTTCTTTATCACCAGTTGCTATGGCAAG GAAACGTCTGGAGTCAGGGTGAGCTGCCAGTTAACACCACGGCGCCAGAGCTTCAGGGGGACGAATCGCCAGCTAACACCACGGCGCCAGAGCGTCAGGGGGACGAATCGCCAGCTAACACCACGACGCCAGAGCGTCAGTGGGACGAATCGCCAGCTAACACCACGGCGCCAGAGCGTCAGTGGGACGAATCGCCAGCTAACACCACGGCGCCAGAGCGTCAGGGGGACGAATCGCCAGCTAACACCACGGCGCCAGAGCGTCAGGGGGACGAATCGCCAGCTAACACCACGACGCCAGAGCGTCAGTGGGACGAATCGCCAGCTAACACCACGGCGCCAGGGCCTCAGGAGGATGAGACTGAGACCACTTCTAGTGCCACCACACAGTCTCAGGAGATGGAGACCACTTCTAGTGCCACCACACAGTCTCAGGAGACTGAGACCACTTCAAACACTACCTAA
- the LOC128011056 gene encoding threonine-rich protein isoform X3 — MDMIKFTLLVFLYHQLLWQGNVWSQGELPVNTTAPERQGDESPANTTTPERQWDESPANTTAPERQWDESPANTTTPERQWDESPANTTTPEHQWDESPANTTAPGPQEDETETTSSATTQSQEMETTSSATTQSQEMETTSSATTQSQETETTSNTT, encoded by the exons ATGGATATGATTAAATTTACTCTTTTGGTGTTTCTTTATCACCAGTTGCTATGGCAAG GAAATGTCTGGAGTCAGGGTGAGCTGCCAGTTAACACCACGGCGCCAGAGCGTCAGGGGGACGAATCGCCAGCTAACACCACGACGCCAGAGCGTCAGTGGGACGAATCGCCAGCTAACACCACGGCGCCAGAGCGTCAGTGGGACGAATCGCCAGCTAACACCACGACGCCAGAGCGTCAGTGGGACGAATCGCCAGCTAACACCACGACGCCAGAGCATCAGTGGGACGAATCGCCAGCTAACACCACGGCGCCAGGGCCTCAGGAGGATGAGACGGAGACCACTTCTAGTGCCACCACACAGTCTCAGGAGATGGAGACCACTTCTAGTGCCACCACACAGTCTCAGGAGA TGGAGACCACTTCTAGTGCCACCACACAGTCTCAGGAGACTGAGACCACTTCAAACACTACCTAA